The proteins below come from a single Micromonas commoda chromosome 8, complete sequence genomic window:
- a CDS encoding predicted protein produces the protein MGTRFRARFAFLAVALVVLVAEAQAQAGDVDPDDIFTPPPSPPPPPPSPPPPSPPPPSPPPPSPPPAIGANRVPSADLAESNIFGGTEADGADSGSTCCMWYKWCDNTAVTHQCNATTLENCYRAAGGRDALDGTATEHCRACALCDDADGAAVDSYNKNLIAPTDPFTASNNYHACFDTRRTVKTQYYNVDPGNMNMSAVNTQYARRYLNLNETEFIYCSKVNFKCMKQKASGSSECKVRKGVRVPNQHHALFGRLYDSSLKDPRRGPAAGRLMPGHGNYVFSAERDYDKVAEMHDRDRAQDHSGYRYPYNVTKFDGDGIPPNMTVPAQYSPTSDPIGK, from the coding sequence aTGGGTACTCGATTCCGCGCCCGGttcgccttcttggcggtggcgctcgtcgtcctcgtcgcggaggcgcaggcgcaggcaGGAGATGTCGACCCGGACGACATCttcacgcccccgccgtcaccgcccccgcccccgccgtctccccctcctccctccccgcccccgccgtcgccgcccccgccgagccccccgcccgcgatcgGCGCCAATCGCGTTCCCAGCGCGGATCTCGCCGAATCCAACATCTTCGGCGGCACGgaggcggacggcgcggacagCGGAAGCACGTGCTGCATGTGGTACAAGTGGTGCGACAACACCGCGGTGACCCATCAGTGCAACGCCACCACCCTGGAGAACTGCTACAGAGCCGCGGGCGGCCGCGATGCCCTGGACGGCACCGCGACCGAGCACTGCAGGGCGTGCGCATtgtgcgacgacgccgatggcgccgccgtggactCCTATAATAAGAACCTCATCGCCCCCACCGACCCCTTCACGGCGAGCAATAACTACCACGCGTGCTTCGACACGAGGAGGACGGTGAAGACGCAGTACTACAACGTCGATCCGGGGAACATGAACATGTCCGCCGTGAATACCCAGTACGCGCGACGGTACCTAAACCTCAACGAGACCGAGTTTATCTACTGCAGCAAGGTCAACTTCAAGTGCATGAAGCAGAAGGCGTCGGGAAGCTCCGAGTGTAAAGTGCGGAAAGGGGTCCGAGTGCCCAACCAGCACCACGCGCTCTTCGGGCGACTCTACGACTCCAGCCTCAAGGATCCGAGACGGGGACCCGCGGCCGGGCGGCTCATGCCGGGACACGGAAACTACGTGTTCTCCGCGGAACGCGACTACGACAAGGTGGCGGAGATGCACGACAGGGATCGCGCCCAAGACCACTCCGGGTACAGGTACCCTTACAATGTAACCAAATTCGACGGAGACGGCATCCCGCCGAACATGACCGTCCCGGCGCAGtactcgccgacgtccgATCCCATCGGCAAGTGA
- a CDS encoding predicted protein has translation MEMQNIFNAQNPALTLSGLNEQTRQLQSMQGFAAGNQGMAHPSVLIPGFAPHGVPLPQPISNSLFNEAQTRAAQQMQVQANAATPTGADGVGSDNMMTYISGHESGRRVKAEMRRPTTDHPARSPLGKNRRKIVNNVVTKISTPYSTGHIPCPYGCGRSFKHATQKAIHIRKVHTGERPFVCKVEGCGKAFYSSGDLKSHEKTHSGLKPFECPTCGKALSSRNALKVHIKALHTLERPFKCEVPNCGMTYMTRLDLDRHMKKHVKWEQKEEKAKMANLEKRTEKAERKLRQVLEKQVKNQSGEARGSVNLSAGRLVALAPGEPPPEGAVAYFVPNANGAGMPLDKLDVTYARGKYRRGSSKSTGGDGTSGMEPSSSLLSREGEEGDGDDPTVQGATDAQNALRAAANGTTADGGNGVVTPVAARKTYKRKASALAPADNAGDPEAMLRATKKKLLETRLRREYDQGGFKGAIPFQSWRRGLSTEVCQKFQDEVDKLVHSGIDGVITEAA, from the exons ATGGAGATGCAGAACATCTTCAACGCGCAGAATCCGGCTCTGACGCTGTCGGGTCTGAACGAGCAGACCCGGCAGCTGCAGAGCATGCAAGGCTTCGCCGCTGGCAACCAAGG GATGGCGCACCCTTCCGTCCTCATACCGGGCTTCGCCCCGCATGGGGTCCCACTGCCCCAGCCGATTAGCAACTCGTTGTTCAACGAGGCCCAGACCCGGGCCGCGCAGCAGATGCAGGTGCaggccaacgccgcgacccccacgggcgccgacggcgtcgggagcGATAACATGATGACGTACATCAGCGG ACACGAATCAGGTCGTAGGGTCAAAGCCGAAATGAGACGACCCACCACTGACCACCCTGCCCGTTCTCCCCTCGGAAAAAATAGGCGCAAGATCGTGAACAACGTGGTGACGAAAATATCCACGCCCTATTCCACCGGCCACATCCCGTGCCCGTACGGCTGCGGGCGGTCGTTCAAGCACGCGACGCAGAAGGCGATCCACATCCGCAAGGTGCACACCGGCGAGCGGCCTTTTGTGTGCAAGGTTGAAGGGTGCGGGAAGGCGTTCTACAGCTCGGGAGACCTCAAAAGCCACGAGAAGACCCACAGCGGCTTGAAGCCGTTCGAGTGCCCCACCTGCGGCAAAGCCTTGAGCTCCAGGAACGCGCTCAAGGTTCACATTAAGGCGCTACACACTCTCGAGCGGCCGTTTAAGTGCGAGGTGCCCAACTGCGGCATGACGTACATGACGCGGCTCGACCTGGACCGTCACATGAAGAAGCACGTCAAGTGGGagcagaaggaggagaaggcgaagaTGGCCAACCTCGAGAAGCGCACGGAGAAGGCTGAGCGCAAGCTCCGCCAGGTTTTGGAAAAGCAGGTGAAGAATCAAtcgggggaggcgcgggggtccGTCAACCTCTCCGCGGGCCGGCTTGTGGCGCTGGCGCCTGGCGAGCCCCcccccgagggcgccgtcgcctaCTTCGTCCCCAACGCCAACGGGGCCGGGATGCCTCTGGATAAGCTGGACGTCACGTACGCCCGGGGTAAGTACCGGCGGGGCTCGTCCAAgtccaccggcggcgacgggacgtcCGGGATGGAGCCGTCTTCGTCGCTGCTCAGCCGCgaaggcgaggagggcgacggggacgatccCACGGTGCAgggcgccaccgacgcgcaAAACGCgctgagggcggcggcgaacggaacgaccgccgacggcgggaaCGGGGTGGTCacgccggtcgcggcgcgcaagACGTACAAGCGGAAGGCTTCCGCGTTGGCGCCCGCCGACAACGCGGGCGACCCCGAAGCCATGCTCCGGGCGACAAAGAAGAAGCTGCTGGAgacgaggctgcggagggaGTACGACCAGGGCGGGTTCAAGGGGGCGATTCCGTTCCAATCGTGGCGCCGGGGGCTGTCCACGGAAGTGTGCCAGAAGTTCCAGGACGAGGTTGACAAGCTCGTTCACTCCGGGATTGACGGGGTCATCACCGAGGCGGCTTGA